Part of the uncultured Cohaesibacter sp. genome is shown below.
GTCCCTCGTCAAAATGGGTACAACCGCCAACCAGAAACGTCTGTTCTTCAACCTGCGCAAGGTGAAAGGCCAGATCCAGGCACTCGAAGACGGCGACCTCAAACCCGATCAGGTCGATTATATCGCCGAGAAACTCGGTGTCAGCAACGAGGAAGTCATCTCCATGAACCGTCGCCTTTCGGGCGATGCCTCCCTGAACGCTCCACTCAAAGCCGACGGAGAAAGCGGACAATGGCAGGATTGGTTGGTGGATGACAGTGACAGTCAGGAAACCGTTCTGGCCGACAAGGAAGAATATGATCACCGCATGGGTCTCCTGACCAACGCGCTGGATGTTCTCAACGACCGCGAACGGCGCATTTTCGAAGCCCGCCGTCTGGCAGAAAAGCCGGCAACCCTTGAAGAGCTGTCCGAAGAATTCAACGTCAGCCGCGAACGCATTCGTCAAATCGAGGTTCGCGCCTTCGAGAAGGTACAGAAAGAGGTTCAGGACGCAGCTGCAAAGGCGCTCGAAGACGCCTGATTGCCTTGCCCAAGCGACAATCGACGCCTACCGTCGGACTATTCCATTTAAAAAGCCTGCCGCAGATCTCCTGCAGCAGGCTTTTTGGTATCCTGGTCCGATCTGCCTTGGGACATACCCCGACAACCGGGATCTGCCTCCACAGCAAGAGGGGCCATCACTGACCTGTCCAGGCCTCGATGGCATCGGTGATCACCTTGTCGCCAGCATCCCCCTTCTCCAGCGTCAGGATCGCACGTCGCCCCGACTGATACTGGATGGGAATATCGATCCAGCCGCGCAGGTGCAGCAGTTCAAGATTATACCGCTCTTCCCGCTCGCCAGACGTCAGGGCAACCCAGTGCAGATCATCAGCGATGCGGATGGCCGCCCCGACAAGTCCTTCACCACGGCTCTGTTCCGTCGGCTTGAGAATGAGGCCCGGAATCTTGACAATCGCCCGAGAAGGATCCCCGTCTGCGCGCGAGGCAGATATTTCGATGAGGTGGGAAGCCGGCAACTCTGCATCCAGATTCTTCTTGATGGTGATGTCAAAGGACATGCTCCGATCTGGGATCGTCGCATCGATCCTCACGACAGCATCATCCCCGGTGCCTTCCAGCTTCCAGACCACTTCGCCACCACTGGCCGAGCCCGGTTGGCCATCGCTGCCGGGTTCTTCGTAGAGGATAGACCGCTGAGCCACCGGAATGCCGGCGTTGGAAGCGCTGGCATCATCAGCCGCGGTTCCATTTGCTGCAGTGTCGCCAGAGCCCGCAGGCGCAGTGGCAGCATCCGCTGCCGCGCCATCATCGGCGGCGGCGCCGTCGCCGGTTCCGGGCGGGGTCACCGTAATTGTTCTGACCGATTTGGCTTCCATGTCGGAAGCAGCACCGTCTTTTCCGGGGTCCGTCTTGCCAACGACCTGACCGGCACCGGCATTCGTATCGACGCGCTCAGTCACACTCTCCGAACCGGACGACAGAAAGGCATCCTTGTTGGCATAGAGCAGATAGCCGCTGCCCGCCAGAACGCCAACGACGACCAGCACGACAGCGATCATGCCGAATTTCGGCTTCCTTGCCTCTTCGCCATCATCACTGGACGAATAGCCGCGGCGATCGGAAACGCCATCTTCAATGCTGGAGCGCTTGTATGTTTTTGATTGGGAAACCACCGCATCACCGAGTGTTGGCTCAATGCGGGCAGCCTCGCCACTGTCGCGTTCTTCGCCAACAGCGTCGGCAGCATCCCGTGCCTTGTTGACCGCCTTCTTGCTGGCTTCTCCCAACGCATTGGCGTCACGCACGGCATTCTTGAGAACATCCTGCCCGGCCCGGCGCACAACCTTGTCGGAAGACGATCGAGGCTCCGGCGGCTCGGATTTCGGCCGCTCCTTTGGAGCCGATGGGGCAACAGAAGCCATCGGCGTGGCCGGAGCGGGCACACCCGTCTCAGCCCGAACAGCGGGCGCGGTATCCTGAACAGGTCCGCGCCCTGCATGTGTCTCTTCAGAGCCAGCAGAGACCTGAACCGGTTCGGCAGCCTTTTCGCTGCTTTCGCTCAAATCCCGCTCGACAGCCCTGATTGCCTCCTCCAGTGCCATGCGCTGTTTGGAGATATCGGCTGGGGCCAATGGCGGATCCATATTCTGAAGCTTCGTCAAAAGCGCCTTGCGCGCCTTGTCGTAGATCGTCTGGCGCTGTTCCCTTGTTTGGGATGGCACCGCCTCTACAGCCCGCTTCAAAATTGCGTAATAGTCCGCCATTTCCTATTCCATTTGCTTGTCCGCCGGAACCATCTGAACACAAAAGATCGCACCAACCAAGACAATAGGCAACCCCATGCTAGTCTTGATACGGATCCTGCACGAGAATCGTGTCTTCACGTTCAGGACTGGTCGAGAGCAGAGCAACCGGCGCACCGATCAACTCTTCTACATGACGGACATATTTGACTGCCTGAGCCGGAAGCTCCTTCCAGCTGCGAGCGCCCGCAGTTGATTCAGACCAGCCTTCAAGGGTTTCATAAATCGGTTCCACCCGAGCCTGAGCCCCCTGCGAAGCAGGCAGATAATCGATTCGTTCGCCATCCAGCATATAGCCGACGCATATCTTGATTTCTTCCAGCCCGTCAAGCACATCCAGTTTGGTCAGGGCAATGCCGGTGATACCGGAGGTGCAAACGGTCTGACGAACCAGCACCGCATCGAACCAGCCACACCGGCGTTTACGGCCGGTGACCACGCCATACTCATGGCCCTTTTCGCCTAGGAAGGCACCAACTTCGTCAAACAACTCTGTCGGGAACGGCCCTTCGCCAACGCGCGTGGTGTAGGCCTTGGTGATACCCAGAACATAGTTGAGCGCTGAAGGCCCGATGCCAGAACCGGCAGCGGCCTGACCGGCAGAGGTGTGCGAGGAGGTCACGAACGGATAGGTGCCATGATCCACGTCGAGCAGAGCGCCCTGCGCTCCTTCGAACAGGATCCGTTTGCCAGCCTTGCGCGCCTGGTCGAGAAGACGCCAGCTCTGGTCCATGAACGGCAGCACCTGGTCGGCAACGCTCATCAGTTCTTCGAAGATGTCTTCACGCTTGATTTCTTCCACTCCGAGACCACGGCGCAGCGGGTTGTGGTGAGCAAGCAGACGGTCGATCTTCGCAGGCAGCGTATCAGGATCAGCAAGATCCATGACGCGCACGGCACGACGGCCAACCTTGTCTTCATATGCAGGGCCGATGCCGCGCTTGGTGGTGCCGATCTTGGTACCGGCAGAAGCGGCTTCCTCACGCATTGCATCAAGTTCACGGTGCAGCGACAGAATGAGGGTAGCATTTTCGGCAATGCGCAGATTGTCGCGAGAAACCTTGACGCCCTGAGCGCCCAGACGAGCGATCTCGGCAACCAGCGCATGGGGATCAAGCACCAC
Proteins encoded:
- the rpoH gene encoding RNA polymerase sigma factor RpoH, which produces MAKDSTGNVPVLSSEGGLSRYLNEIRRFPMLEPQEEYMLAKRYADYGDKNAAHKLVTSHLRLVAKIAMGYRGYGLPVSEVVSEGNVGLMQAVKRFDADKGFRLATYAMWWIRASIQEYILRSWSLVKMGTTANQKRLFFNLRKVKGQIQALEDGDLKPDQVDYIAEKLGVSNEEVISMNRRLSGDASLNAPLKADGESGQWQDWLVDDSDSQETVLADKEEYDHRMGLLTNALDVLNDRERRIFEARRLAEKPATLEELSEEFNVSRERIRQIEVRAFEKVQKEVQDAAAKALEDA
- a CDS encoding adenylosuccinate synthase, which translates into the protein MANVVVVGSQWGDEGKGKIVDWLSERADIVVRFQGGHNAGHTLVIDGVSYKLSLLPSGVVRPGTMGVIGNGVVLDPHALVAEIARLGAQGVKVSRDNLRIAENATLILSLHRELDAMREEAASAGTKIGTTKRGIGPAYEDKVGRRAVRVMDLADPDTLPAKIDRLLAHHNPLRRGLGVEEIKREDIFEELMSVADQVLPFMDQSWRLLDQARKAGKRILFEGAQGALLDVDHGTYPFVTSSHTSAGQAAAGSGIGPSALNYVLGITKAYTTRVGEGPFPTELFDEVGAFLGEKGHEYGVVTGRKRRCGWFDAVLVRQTVCTSGITGIALTKLDVLDGLEEIKICVGYMLDGERIDYLPASQGAQARVEPIYETLEGWSESTAGARSWKELPAQAVKYVRHVEELIGAPVALLSTSPEREDTILVQDPYQD